In a genomic window of Trichoderma atroviride chromosome 4, complete sequence:
- a CDS encoding uncharacterized protein (EggNog:ENOG41) — protein MNIQPGPRLSLDLSKYEKLDAEQAGHLRHYHNLASQMDGEWRHMGTQEPMQEFLDAYRYQLAIMTYGVGVAHYHRTPALRSTHKPLMRRLIHKMMRREVWSYWFSTSLSGNRTDPGRTQLRTPWADPLVKENVMYSGHLLMMTSLYGMLFDDDEFEKRGSLSFVWDPLFFGLGPETFRYDNRSLQNAILCEMEKNGWIGVCCEPNLVFVVCNQFPIIAMRYNDARDGTDVSGRVLEKYRAAWDEKGMVDPSGLYVDWYFLRQDRTLAPSNIGWTAWANAYMNTWNSDKVKSLYDSQSYGFITKIDGEVQLHEEKIALEYRKLVDTEDADKNDAAVLARARGNAAALPPSFPFSQPTFGYVVQWLSELGKKEELDGLLKYADKHLQPTWENGGLFYPRNDDRTNKAGEWTHMDPFSGNAAIGYARLNVADGQKRIWDNPRKRGHVATHTWIDGIELGQGIDCLRGVWDSEESALVLTMKTWDGRSVTATPVATNLPAGEWAAFVDGELVQEGTLERGCDLRAAVRVGGEEVDVVFKWIAGLS, from the exons ATGAACATACAACCAGGGCCGAGGCTGTCCCTCGATCTATCCAAGTATGAGAAGCTCGATGCAGAACAGGCAGGGCACTTGCGACATTATCATAACCTAGCTAGCCAGATGGACGGCGAGTGGCGTCATATGGGAACTCAGGAGCCGATGCAGGAGTTTCTAGATGCTTACCGCTACCAGCTCGCCATCATGACTTATGGTGTCGGAGTCGCTCATTACCACCGCACACCTGCACTACGAAGTACACACAAGCCCCTCATGCGCCGTCTAATACACAAGATGATGCGGCGCGAAGTCTGGTCGTACTGGTTCTCAACCAGCCTCTCGGGAAACCGGACAGATCCTGGTCGGACGCAGTTGCGAACGCCTTGGGCCGATCCTCTGGTGAAGGAAAACGTCATGTATAGCGGGCATCTCTTGATGATGACCAGTCTATACGGCATGCtctttgacgacgatgagtTTGAGAAGCGGGGGTCCCTGTCGTTTGTCTGGGATCCTCTGTTTTTTGGACTTGGACCGGAGACGTTTCGCTATGATAACCGGAGCTTGCAAAATGCCATCCTTtgtgagatggagaagaatggCTGGATTGGGGTCTGCTGCGAGCCGAATTTGGTGTTTGTTGTTTGCAATCAGTTTCCT ATCATCGCGATGAGATACAATGACGCTAGGGATGGCACGGATGTCTCTGGAAGAGTTTTGGAAAAGTACAGGGCGGCTTGGGATGAAAAGGGCATGGTTGACCCAAGCGGTTTATATGTCGACTGGTATTTTCTTCGGCAAGACAGGACGCTGGCACCGAGCAATATTGGTTGGACTGCATG GGCAAACGCCTATATGAATACTTGGAACTCGGACAAGGTCAAGTCGTTGTATGACTCGCAGTCATACGGCTTCATCACCAAGATTGACGGAGAGGTGCAGCTTCACGAAGAGAAAATCGCTCTCGAGTACCGGAAACTCGTCGATACAGAAGACGCAGACAAAAATGACGCTGCGGTCCTTGCCCGGGCTCGAGGCAATGCCGCCGCCCTACCGCCGTCGTTTCCCTTTTCTCAGCCGACCTTTGGCTACGTTGTCCAGTGGCTATCAGAATTaggcaagaaggaggagctggacggGCTGCTCAAGTACGCCGATAAGCATCTACAGCCTACATGGGAAAACGGCGGTCTCTTCTATCCCAGAAACGACGACCGAACAAACAAGGCCGGCGAGTGGACACACATGGATCCCTTCTCCGGCAACGCGGCGATTGGATATGCGCGTCTCAACGTGGCCGACGGGCAGAAGCGGATTTGGGACAATCCCCGCAAACGAGGCCATGTGGCGACGCACACGTGGATCGACGGCATCGAGCTCGGCCAGGGCATTGACTGTCTGCGAGGCGTCTGGGACAGCGAGGAGAGCGCCCTGGtgctgacgatgaagacgtgGGATGGGCGGAGTGTCACTGCAACGCCGGTGGCGACGAATTTACCGGCGGGCGAGTGGGCGGCGTTTGTGGATGGGGAGCTGGTGCAGGAGGGAACGCTGGAAAGGGGCTGCGATTTGAGGGCGGCGGTGAGGGTTGGTGGTGAGGAGGTGGATGTTGTGTTTAAGTGGATTGCGGGCTTGAGTTGA
- a CDS encoding uncharacterized protein (SECRETED:SignalP(1-18)), with protein sequence MAMEAQLIFFLLFIPSVADSVCCVAKVPSRQNVKPVDPTHSSSHKPLSPRFASWLRGALADRPSTRSSKRLGDLPSPLSLTRWKRDPQPKETQSSLGTGAIARRYSRSSSPCPSGGADR encoded by the exons ATGGCCATGGAAGCCCAact aattttcttccttctcttcatcccTTCCGTCGCAGACAGTGTGTGTTGCGTTGCCAA AGTTCCATCACGTCAAAACGTCAAACCCGTTGATCCCACGCACTCCTCTTCACACAAGCC CCTCTCCCCTCGATTCGCGAGCTGGCTCAGAGGCGCTTTGGCGGATCGTCCATCAACTAGGTCGAGCAAACGG CTCGGAGATCTGCCCTCACCTCTCAGCCTGACACGCTGGAAAAGGGACCCCCAGCCCAAGGAGACACAGAGCTCTCTAGGTACTGGTGCCATCGCCCGACGCTATAGCAGATCATCATCACCTTGTCCTTCGGGGGGGGCTGACCGCTAA
- a CDS encoding uncharacterized protein (BUSCO:EOG092D0KG3) has protein sequence MEQQTSTSTVTVEYFDPHDVYKLLAPGLVPRLPLHNLHWQSHSGPLRSIDTLHVELVRGSLEVPEATLSPTARRSGSVPRVEDVLRSRSVSVSTDSGRARAPSLRSKASGNLRRHQIPGLRRTPYLKLLLVRCDDNDSYKNSVRAEVREWIRNHTAPATSSKKGSGQENHDAFEWLIVHVVIPNTAASTQPRSSGKSDSTEKTTTSRWRTGTTPLLEKLRSDFNTTTKGAQDRVTQIRIGINDVPYDLLPRVVPAVPSGYNETEQDAENAWNDLIGKIKSQILTSFDMRVTQYEEDIREKDAQRTLPGWNFCTFFILKEGLARGFESVGLVEDALVGYDELNVGLDTVIHEQLETGSPERHGGEMAAFTEELRDIAERALEAVTKDSSDEEGDGDTESNAAGPRFGEIAISSTTKAYRDMILANKVSIFDFRCYIFSRQIALLLRLGNALSSKEELIAMLKTQQKDILYGEAPLAMPPPNQKDEPENLITFADICQRTLQFIPSVSQILRQDIIVGLTANKTPSKKVPRLSPQAEETIDNMVASFAFSVAQQILAQTSTKALPIPPSSLSYGDGLEQKSSIPEPKTMIHPARNSSLSPRSGIPPPPLSPGFFPGPGRQLPAGGDAKGPNGFLKTGLEDLAARRAELYMLSRSILSSLGKKRSWSDGWDEAPLVRGVGIDDMEDVNLDEEDRDGESENTSSSKSAYSPLMSGIDNTVLRTAVDNKDDFYRLFEILTDKAMRHYTVANHDHAVHSSMADLAVLKVHLKDYKTASSFFSLTTPFFGESGWSLLELSMLIMYCQCLDDVNPKGEHVGVALKLLTKYCSAEKERLQKKSGFSSFSRDKTYPDAWPVTGIVEKLTNLAKSLSKEVKVPFESFFTDVEISGFPEYEDNQDGCSLNISIRSLLPEDISFDSAKLRITSVDEGPSREHMFEAAAGSTITLKPGKNKIRLDCKSVAAGRYKIDRVVLSSKNIMLHFERDANASSSSTTDILKHADVMLFQRTGTFDVLMSATKQTSLDKNNSLDLAIHAGWNSIKNCEIRVKPATGGLRFLTTEATILEDSLAEFAKPPEAGVFCFGTIAANTVVTVRFPYSVEQDVADVVAKIEATYVTEADDTYRLAKSLSVPVSLAVGVNVQDVFKHQALFSRFNISTASAGPLRLYNSELQSSALFESTSGVAPANPVVIFNKQPASLLFKVKRKEGAKPSSKGGRTMYLKLDYSLLEVEMEQLMRLSLTTAFEASPLTQYSKLVISTVWSEFKSKLVPRDFEQAAIKGEMTTESLKGVAWEKHFAGIGGAPGASEHATEELSRLLRTWQKDNSRLVIPSSGTVDLSSILIPVEIPALAVLHTADIHLQSLIPSPVPSNAGGGLPTVCTNQMLPATLHLKWTRIWDNDSSVRDDQEFSYEVTAPADTWLLGGRRKGHFVIPGSSASSPAETMTSTPETEAEIPLIMIPLREGWLPYPLIEIREVVNTDGDGSGGPGGGQAMMAPGCEVDLRNLGETVRVVGDRSGMTVSLDASGPGGGPLVFESERLAGFKGKIVE, from the exons ATGGAACAGCAGACCTCGACTTCAACGGTAACAG TCGAGTACTTCGATCCCCACGATGTTTACAAGCTCCTGGCCCCAGGGCTAGTCCCCCGCCTGCCCCTTCATAACCTGCACTGGCAGTCTCACTCCGGGCCGCTTCGATCAATCGATACCCTGCACGTTGAGCTGGTTCGGGGAAGCCTTGAAGTCCCGGAAGCCACCTTGTCTCCCACAGCGCGACGGTCGGGTAGTGTCCCGAGGGTCGAGGATGTCTTGCGGTCACGGAGTGTTAGTGTCTCTACCGACTCGGGCAGAGCTCGAGCGCCGTCTCTTCGCTCAAAAGCAAGCGGTAATCTACGACGACATCAAATCCCAGGACTTCGCCGAACGCCATACCTCAAGCTCCTTCTAGTTCGATGCGACGACAACGACTCTTACAAGAACTCGGTGCGGGCCGAGGTCCGAGAATGGATCAGGAACCATACTGCACCAGCGACGTCTTCAAAGAAAGGGAGTGGCCAAGAGAACCATGATGCGTTTGAGTGGCTTATTGTCCATGTTGTCATCCCCAACACCGCAGCGTCGACTCAACCCAGAAGTAGCGGCAAGTCGGACAGCACGGAGAAGACTACTACGTCGAGATGGCGGACAGGGACAACGCCCCTATTAGAGAAGCTCCGATCCGATTTCAACACAACAACCAAGGGCGCCCAAGATCGTGTTACGCAGATTAGAATCGGGATCAATGACGTGCCATACGATCTTTTACCTAGAGTGGTTCCAGCTGTGCCATCGGGCTACAACGAGACAGAACAGGATGCCGAAAATGCTTGGAATGATTTGATAGGGAAGATCAAAAGCCAAATTCTGACCTCGTTCGACATGCGAGTGACCCAATACGAGGAAGATATTCGAGAAAAGGACGCCCAACGAACTCTCCCTGGCTGGAACTTTTGCACATTCTTCATCCTCAAGGAAGGGTTGGCGAGGGGCTTCGAGAGCGTTGGACTTGTCGAAGATGCGCTAGTGGGGTATGATGAACTCAACGTTGGGCTGGATACTGTTATACACGAGCAGCTTGAAACGGGCTCACCAGAGAGACACGGTGGCGAAATGGCGGCTTTCACAGAAGAGCTCAGAGATATCGCAGAGCGAGCGTTAGAAGCTGTTACTAAAGACAGTAGCGACGAGGAAGGTGATGGTGATACTGAATCGAACGCTGCAGGACCCCGTTTTGGAGAGATTGCAATCAGCTCAACCACAAAGGCATACCGAGACATGATCCTTGCGAACAAGGTGTCCATCTTCGACTTTAGATGCTACATCTTTTCTCGCCAGATCGCCCTGCTTCTGAGACTGGGAAATGCGTTATCATCCAAGGAGGAACTAATTGCGATGCTCAAGACCCAACAAAAGGATATTCTCTATGGCGAAGCACCTTTAGCAATGCCACCGCCGAACCAAAAAGATGAGCCGGAGAACCTCATCACTTTTGCCGACATATGCCAGCGCACATTGCAATTTATTCCATCAGTATCACAGATATTGCGGCAAGACATCATTGTTGGATTGACAGCAAACAAGACGCCAAGCAAGAAAGTGCCAAGGTTGAGCCCCCAAGCGGAAGAAACAATCGATAACATGGTGGCATCGTTTGCCTTTTCTGTCGCCCAGCAGATCCTTGCTCAGACCTCTACAAAAGCGCTTCCGATCCCACCCTCTTCGCTGTCTTATGGAGATGGGCTCGAGCAGAAATCTTCCATCCCGGAACCCAAGACGATGATCCACCCAGCTCGCAACTCGTCGCTCTCGCCAAGATCAGGAATACCGCCGCCTCCACTCAGCCCAGGTTTCTTTCCCGGGCCTGGTAGACAATTACCGGCCGGGGGCGACGCAAAGGGCCCGAATGGCTTTCTTAAAACTGGCTTGGAAGATTTGGCGGCTCGACGAGCCGAGTTGTACATGCTGTCTAGAAGCATCCTGTCGAGCCTCGGTAAGAAGCGCAGCTGGAGTGACGGCTGGGACGAAGCCCCTTTGGTTCGGGGAGTTGGTATTGATGACATGGAAGATGTCAAtctggatgaagaggacCGTGATGGTGAATCTGAGAATACTTCTTCGTCAAAGAGCGCCTACTCTCCGTTGATGTCTGGTATTGACAATACTGTGCTGCGGACTGCAGTGGACAACAAGGATGACTTTTATCGGCTGTTTGAGATCCTCACAGATAAAGCCATGCGCCACTACACCGTGGCCAACCATGATCACGCAGTCCACTCAAGCATGGCGGATTTGGCTGTATTGAAAGTTCACCTGAAAGACTACAAGACTGCttcatccttcttttctctcactACGCCATTCTTTGGAGAGAGCGGTTGGAGCTTGCTTGAGCTGTCTATGCTTATCATGTACTGCCAGTGCCTGGATGACGTGAATCCAAAAGGCGAGCATGTTGGCGTGGCCTTGAAACTTTTGACTAAATACTGCTCTGCGGAGAAGGAGCGACTACAGAAAAAATCAGGATTCAGTAGCTTTTCGAGGGATAAGACATATCCTGATGCTTGGCCAGTCACTGGCATAGTAGAAAAGCTTACGAATCTGGCCAAGTCGTTGTCAAAAGAAGTCAAGGTTCCTTTTGAGAGCTTCTTCACTGACGTTGAGATAAGCGGATTTCCAGAGTACGAGGACAACCAAGACGGCTGCTCTCTGAATATTAGTATCAGGAGCCTACTGCCTGAAGATATCTCTTTTGACTCTGCAAAGTTGCGAATTACGTCTGTTGATGAGGGGCCAAGCAGAGAGCACATGTTTGAGGCGGCCGCTGGCTCGACTATTACACTGAAACCGGGAAAGAATAAGATACGACTGGACTGCAAA tCTGTGGCCGCAGGACGTTACAAGATAGATCGAGTGGTCCTTTCGTCGAAAAATATCATGCTGCACTTTGAGCGTGATGCGaatgcttcttcatccagcaCAACAGATATTCTGAAACATGCCGATGTTATGCTCTTCCAGCGTACCGGCACGTTTGATGTTCTCATGTCGGCTACCAAACAAACGTCGCTGGACAAGAACAACTCCCTTGACCTAGCAATACATGCAGGGTGGAATTCTATCAAGAATTGCGAGATTCGAGTGAAGCCGGCAACTGGAGGTCTACGCTTTCTGACAACAGAAGCAACGATTCTGGAGGACTCTTTGGCTGAATTTGCCAAACCACCTGAAGCTGGCGTGTTTTGTTTCGGTACCATTGCTGCCAACACTGTGGTGACAGTGCGATTCCCGTACTCTGTCGAGCAGGACGTTGCAGATGTTGTTGCCAAAATCGAAGCTACATACGTGACGGAAGCTGATGATACATATCGACTGGCCAAGTCCTTATCAGTGCCTGTGTCTTTAGCAGTCGGCGTTAATGTCCAAGACGTTTTCAAGCACCAGGCGCTTTTCTCTCGGTTTAATATTTCTACAGCATCAGCTGGCCCACTGCGGTTATACAACAGTGAGCTTCAAAGCTCAGCTCTCTTTGAGTCTACGTCTGGCGTTGCTCCAGCAAATCCCGTCGTCATATTCAACAAGCAACCCGCAAGTTTGCTGTTTAAAgtaaagagaaaagaaggcgcGAAGCCAAGCAGTAAGGGCGGTAGGACCATGTACCTGAAGCTTGACTATAGCCTTTTAGAAGTTGAGATGGAGCAACTGATGAGGCTCTCTCTAACGACAGCTTTCGAGGCAAGCCCCCTGACTCAGTATAGCAAGCTAGTCATTTCAACGGTTTGGAGCGAGTTCAAGAGCAAGCTGGTGCCACGAGACTTTGAGCAAGCTGCCATCAAGGGAGAGATGACAACCGAAAGCTTGAAAGGTGTGGCATGGGAAAAACACTTTGCTGGAATCGGCGGGGCTCCAGGGGCTAGCGAGCATGCGACCGAAGAACTGTCAAGGCTTCTTCGAACTTGGCAAAAGGACAACAGCCGTCTTGTCATACCATCGAGCGGTACAGTTGACCTGTCATCGATTCTCATTCCGGTAGAGATTCCGGCTCTGGCAGTTCTCCACACGGCAGACATTCATCTGCAGAGCCTCATCCCCAGTCCCGTACCCAGCAATGCAGGCGGGGGGCTCCCAACGGTGTGTACGAATCAGATGCTCCCGGCAACTCTACACCTCAAGTGGACGCGGATCTGGGACAACGACTCGTCAGTGCGTGACGACCAAGAGTTTAGCTATGAGGTCACGGCGCCGGCGGATACATGGCTTCTGGGCGGACGTCGAAAAGGCCATTTCGTGATCCCGGGGTCATCAGCGTCATCACCAGCGGAGACCATGACGTCAACACCAGAGACGGAGGCTGAGATTCCACTCATCATGATTCCTCTGCGCGAAGGCTGGCTCCCCTATCCGCTTATCGAGATCAGAGAGGTCGTCAACACAGACGGGGATGGCAGTGGTGGTCCAGGTGGTGGTCAGGCCATGATGGCTCCGGGATGCGAGGTGGACTTGAGGAATCTGGGCGAGACGGTGCGAGTGGTAGGGGATAGGAGCGGCATGACGGTGAGCCTTGACGCGAGCGGCCCTGGGGGGGGCCCTTTGGTGTTTGAGAGCGAGCGGTTGGCTGGGTTCAAGGGGAAGATTGTCGAGTGA
- a CDS encoding uncharacterized protein (SECRETED:SignalP(1-18)~MEROPS:MER0028025): MHWTSAIVFPALLALGAAQQQRPLSEANHSGSSQHASADAPSYRGEVLQLLESLVSIPSISGEENEVGSFLVDFLKHQGFKVDIQFVPPPNDKPDVPDRFNILAWHGDRKSNYKTLVTSHIDTVPPHIPWEIEKGHVSKDTVIKGRGTTDAKGSVTAQLVAVNHLLSTNKHVNPEDIILLFVVSEETSGDGMRAFSDSLKHMNPPLSFDSAIFGEPTENKLACGHKGALFCTAEAKGKDAHSGYPELGKSANELMIRAMNKILDADLGYSPLFGKTTFNVGRFDGGVASNVVPAKAWVDISARVAVGSEKEGQNDVRKKIYDILQETDPEAFTLNCSHGYGPYESNCDVEGFEQIVVNYGTDIPNLEGDYVRYLYGPGSILVAHGDHEYVTVGDLEKAVEDYQKLILHTLGQ, translated from the exons ATGCACTGGACTTCAGCAATTGTGTTTCCGGCGCTGTTGGCGCTcggcgcagcgcagcagcagcgccccCTGTCAGAGGCCAATCATTCTGGCTCATCGCAGCATGCCAGCGCTGACGCTCCGTCTTATCGGGGCGAGgtgctccagctgctcgagtcGCTGGtctccatcccatccatcaGTGGTGAGGAGAACGAGGTCGGCAGCTTCCTCGTCGATTTTCTCAAGCACCAGGGCTTCAAGGTCGACATTCAATTCGTCCCTCCGCCAAATGACAAGCCTGATGTGCCCGATAGGTTCAACATcttggcatggcatggagaCCGCAAGTCCAACTACAAGACACTGGTGACGAGCCATATTGACACGGTCCCTCCCCATATTCCATGGGAAATCGAAAAGGGACATGTTTCAAAGGACACCGTCATCAAGGGCCGAGGAACAACTGATGCCAAAGGCAGCGTCACTGCCCAGCTCGTGGCGGTGAACCACCTGCTTTCGACGAACAAGCATGTCAACCCCGAGGACATTATTCTGCTTTTTGTTGTTTCGGAGGAGACTTCCGGCGACGGAATGAGAGCCTTTAGCGATTCGCTCAAGCACATGAAccctcctctttctttcgactctgccatctttggcgagcCCACGGAGAACAAGCTGGCCTGTGGCCACAAGGGCGCTCTTTTCTGCACtgccgaggccaagggcaaggatgccCACAGCGGCTATCCCGAGCTGGGCAAGTCGGCCAACGAGCTGATGATTAGGGCCATGAACAAGATCTTGGATGCAGATCTGGGGTATAGCCCTCTCTTTGGCAAGACGACATTCAACGTCGGCCGATTTGACGGTGGCGTCGCTTCCAACGTCGTTCCAGCAAAAGCTTGGGTGGACATCTCGGCTCGTGTTGCTGTTGGATCGGAGAAGGAGGGCCAGAATGATGTGCGCAAGAAGATTTACGATATTCTTCAAGAAACAGACCCCGAGGCTTTCACCTTGAACTGTTCTCATGGATATGGGCCGTATGAAAGCAACTGCGATGTTGAGG GATTCGAGCAAATTGTTGTCAACTACGGCACAGATATTCCCAATCTGGAGGGCGACTATGTCCGTTATTTATATGGACCAGGTAGCATTCTCGTTGCTCACGGTGACCACGAGTACGTCACCGTCGGCGATTTGGAGAAGGCGGTTGAAGACTACCAGAAGCTGATCCTTCACACGCTGGGCCAATGA